From a region of the Tursiops truncatus isolate mTurTru1 chromosome 2, mTurTru1.mat.Y, whole genome shotgun sequence genome:
- the PAK6 gene encoding serine/threonine-protein kinase PAK 6, which yields MFRKKKKKRPEISAPQNFQHRVHTSFDPKEGKFVGLPPQWQNILDTLRRPKPVVDPSRITRVQLQPMKTVVRGSAAPMDGYISGLLNDIQKLSVISSNTLRGRSPTSRRRAQSLGLLGDEQWAANSDMYLQSPQSEHRDPHGLYLSCNGAAPAGRRHVPWPEPQSPRVLPSGLATKAQSLGPTEFQGAPQRCLQSSPTGTSASTAAGRRGPKTAGHGSEEARPQSCLVGSAAGRPGGEGSPSPKTPESSLKRRLFRSMFLSAPAAAPPSSSKPGPPPQSKPNASFRPLQKDLPPSLVAKAQSLPSDQPVGTFSPLATSDTSSPQKSLRTAPAAGPPPGRSSPAGSPRTWHAQISTSNLHLPQDPAVAKGALAGEETGVVTHEQFKAALRMVVDQGDPRLLLDSYTKIGEGSTGIVCLAREKHSGRQVAVKMMDLRKQQRRELLFNEVVIMRDYQHLNVVEMYKSYLVGEELWVLMEFLQGGALTDIISQVRLNEEQIATVCEAVLQALAYLHAQGVIHRDIKSDSILLTLDGRVKLSDFGFCAQISKDVPKRKSLVGTPYWMAPEVICRCLYATEVDIWSLGIMVIEMVDGEPPYFSDSPVQAMKRLRDSPPPKLKNSHKVSPVLRDFLEQMLVRDPQERATAQELLDHPFLLQTGLPECLVPLIQLYRKQTSAC from the exons ATGTtccgcaagaaaaaaaagaaacgccCTGAGATCTCGGCCCCACAGAATTTCCAGCACCGCGTCCACACCTCCTTCGACCCCAAAGAAGGCAAGTTCGTGGGCCTCCCCCCACAATGGCAGAACATCCTGGACACACTGCGGCGACCCAAGCCCGTGGTGGACCCTTCACGCATCACCCGGGTGCAGCTCCAGCCCATGAAG aCAGTGGTGCGGGGCAGCGCGGCGCCCATGGACGGCTACATCTCGGGGCTGCTCAACGATATCCAGAAGTTGTCAGTCATCAGCTCCAACACCCTGCGCGGCCGCAGCCCCACCAGCCGGCGGCGGGCACAGTCCCTGGGGCTGCTAGGGGATGAGCAGTGGGCCGCCAACTCGGACATGTACTTGCAGAGCCCCCAGTCTGAGCACAGGGACCCCCATGGCCTCTACCTCAGCTGCAACGGGGCCGCACCAGCAGGGCGCAGGCATGTGCCATGGCCCGAGCCACAGAGCCCGCGGGTCCTGCCCAGTGGGCTGGCCACCAAGGCACAGTCCCTGGGCCCCACCGAGTTCCAGGGCGCCCCGCAGCGCTGCCTGCAGAGCTCCCCAACCGGCACCTCGGCCTCCACGGCTGCGGGCAGGCGGGGGCCCAAGACTGCCGGGCATGGCTCTGAGGAGGCCCGGCCACAGTCCTGCCTGGTGGGCTCGGCTGCAGGCAGGCCGGGGGGGGAGGGCAGCCCCAGCCCCAAGACCCCGGAGAGCAGCCTGAAGCGCAGGCTGTTCCGAAGCATGTTCCTGTCCGCTCCTGCCGCCGCCCCTCCAAGCAGCAGCAAGCCAGGCCCTCCACCACAGAGCAAG CCCAACGCCTCTTTCAGACCGCTGCAGAAAGACCTCCCCCCAAGCCTGGTGGCCAAGGCCCAGTCCTTGCCCTCAGACCAGCCCGTGGGGACCTTCAGCCCTCTGGCCACCTCGGATACCAGCAGCCCCCAGAAGTCCCTCCGCACAGCCCCAGCTGCCGGCCCCCCTCCAGGACGGTCTTCCCCGGCGGGCTCCCCCCGCACCTGGCATGCCCAGATCAGCACCAGCAACCTTCACCTGCCCCAGGACCCCGCAGTGGCCAAGGGTGCCCTGGCTGGTGAGGAAACGGGCGTTGTGACACACGAGCAGTTCAAGGCTGCACTCAGGATGGTGGTGGACCAGGGTGACCCCCGGCTACTGCTGGACAGCTACACGAAGATTGGCGAGGGCTCCACGGGCATCGTCTGCCTGGCCCGGGAGAAGCACTCGGGCCGCCAGGTGGCCGTCAAGATGATGGACCTCAGGAAGCAGCAGCGCAGGGAGCTGCTCTTTaatgag gtgGTGATCATGCGGGACTACCAGCACCTCAACGTGGTGGAGATGTACAAGAGCTACCTGGTGGGCGAGGAGCTGTGGGTGCTTATGGAGTTCCTGCAGGGCGGGGCCCTCACGGACATCATCTCCCAAGTCAG GCTGAATGAGGAGCAGATTGCCACCGTGTGCGAGGCCGTGCTGCAGGCCCTGGCTTACCTGCACGCCCAGGGTGTCATCCACCGGGACATCAAGAGCGACTCCATACTGCTGACCCTCGATGGCAGG GTGAAACTCTCGGACTTCGGATTCTGTGCACAGATCAGCAAAGATGTCCCTAAGAGGAAGTCCCTGGTGGGAACCCCCTACTGGATGGCTCCCGAAGTGATCTGCAGGTGTCTGTATGCGACTGAG GTGGATATCTGGTCTCTGGGCATCATGGTGATTGAGATGGTAGATGGAGAGCCACCCTACTTCAGTGACTCCCCAGTGCAAGCCATGAAGAGGCTCCGGGACAGCCCCCCACCCAAGCTGAAGAACTCTCACAAG